A part of Vicinamibacterales bacterium genomic DNA contains:
- a CDS encoding nucleoside transporter C-terminal domain-containing protein, which translates to MTTATSDRSLKLVAAGVAVAAPLLAWLAAGVIGPRGQAAAGAVAFVAVCALASTDLRAVNWRTVGWGVAMQLVLAFLILKFEVGGVRPGYAFFAAVADVVKRFLEFTNAGSLFVFGPLADGAAMGKVFGPANGFVFAFAALPTIIFISSFFTVLYYFGVLQVIVWLMARVMMYAMRTSGAETLAAAANVFMGQTEAPIIVKPYVPGMTRSELLAMMVGGMATISGGVMAVYIGLGADPIAILTTSVMAAPCGLYLSKLLLPETERPSTGGRISLTVERHHVNVVDALASGASDGLTLALNVAAMLIAFLAFIALLDALLGWAWTGMTLGRVFSTLFAPVAFLMGVPPGDVAPLADLLGTKLVANEFVAFVKLTTEYKAVLSDRGYVLATYALTGFANLGSIGIQLGGIGGMAPTRRGDLARLGGRALLAGFLATLVNACVASMLL; encoded by the coding sequence ATGACCACCGCCACGTCCGATCGTTCCCTGAAGCTCGTCGCGGCCGGCGTCGCGGTCGCCGCGCCGCTCCTGGCCTGGCTCGCGGCCGGCGTCATCGGGCCCCGGGGCCAGGCCGCGGCCGGCGCCGTCGCGTTCGTCGCCGTCTGTGCGCTGGCGTCCACCGACCTGCGGGCCGTGAACTGGCGGACCGTGGGGTGGGGCGTGGCGATGCAGCTGGTCCTGGCCTTCCTGATCCTCAAGTTCGAGGTCGGCGGTGTCCGTCCCGGCTATGCGTTCTTCGCCGCCGTGGCCGACGTCGTCAAGCGGTTCCTCGAGTTCACGAACGCCGGATCGCTCTTCGTCTTCGGACCCCTGGCCGACGGCGCGGCGATGGGGAAGGTCTTCGGGCCGGCCAACGGCTTCGTCTTCGCGTTCGCCGCGCTGCCGACGATCATCTTCATCTCGTCGTTCTTCACGGTGCTGTACTACTTCGGCGTGCTGCAGGTCATCGTGTGGCTCATGGCGCGCGTGATGATGTACGCGATGCGAACGAGCGGCGCCGAGACGCTCGCGGCGGCCGCCAACGTGTTCATGGGGCAGACCGAGGCCCCCATCATCGTCAAGCCCTACGTGCCCGGCATGACGCGGTCGGAACTGCTCGCCATGATGGTGGGGGGCATGGCCACGATCTCGGGCGGCGTGATGGCCGTCTACATCGGCCTCGGCGCCGATCCGATCGCCATCCTGACCACCAGCGTCATGGCCGCGCCCTGCGGCCTCTACCTGTCCAAGCTGCTCCTGCCCGAGACCGAGCGTCCCTCCACCGGGGGGCGCATCTCCTTGACGGTGGAGCGCCATCACGTCAACGTCGTCGATGCGCTGGCGTCGGGCGCCTCGGACGGGCTCACCCTGGCCCTCAACGTGGCCGCCATGCTCATCGCGTTCCTGGCGTTCATCGCCCTTCTGGACGCCCTGCTCGGATGGGCCTGGACCGGCATGACGCTGGGACGCGTCTTCTCGACGCTCTTCGCCCCGGTCGCGTTCCTCATGGGCGTCCCGCCCGGCGACGTCGCGCCTCTGGCCGACCTCCTGGGCACGAAGCTGGTTGCCAACGAGTTCGTGGCGTTCGTCAAGCTCACCACCGAGTACAAGGCCGTGCTCAGCGATCGCGGCTACGTCCTCGCCACCTACGCCCTGACGGGCTTCGCCAATCTCGGGTCCATCGGCATCCAGCTGGGCGGCATCGGCGGCATGGCTCCGACCCGGCGGGGCGATCTGGCGCGCCTCGGCGGCCGCGCGCTCCTCGCGGGGTTCCTGGCGACGCTGGTGAACGCGTGCGTCGCGTCGATGCTGCTCTGA
- a CDS encoding purine-nucleoside phosphorylase, with amino-acid sequence MSDYTDRIAEAAAYLRSRGVAGGDVAVVLGSGLGAFAESLPDAIRVAYADIPHWPAAKVVGHAGVLAAGRVGGRRVLALAGRAHFYEGHPLTDVTFAMRVVGALGVPRVLLTNAAGGINTRFATGALMLIDDHINLLGSNPLVGPFDPALGARFPDMTEVYSRRLRALATEVAAAAGIPVEHGIYVAVHGPSYETPAEIRAFRVLGADAVGMSTVPEAIVARQQGMEVLGISCISNPAAGVVDAPLHHDDVVAVTTRVRGQFIQLLEGVIGRL; translated from the coding sequence GTGTCCGATTACACCGACCGCATCGCCGAGGCCGCGGCGTATCTCCGGAGCCGTGGCGTGGCCGGCGGCGACGTGGCCGTGGTGCTCGGCTCCGGGCTGGGCGCGTTCGCGGAGTCGTTGCCCGACGCCATCCGCGTGGCCTATGCCGACATCCCGCACTGGCCGGCGGCGAAGGTGGTCGGGCATGCCGGCGTCCTGGCCGCGGGCCGCGTCGGGGGCCGACGCGTCCTGGCCCTGGCCGGGCGGGCCCATTTCTACGAAGGGCATCCGCTGACCGACGTCACCTTCGCCATGCGGGTGGTCGGCGCGCTCGGGGTCCCTCGCGTGCTGCTGACCAACGCCGCCGGTGGGATCAACACGCGCTTCGCCACCGGCGCCCTCATGCTGATCGACGACCACATCAACCTGCTCGGCAGCAACCCGCTGGTGGGGCCCTTCGACCCGGCGCTCGGCGCCCGGTTTCCCGACATGACCGAGGTGTACTCACGCCGGCTCCGCGCTCTGGCGACGGAGGTGGCCGCGGCCGCCGGGATCCCCGTCGAGCACGGCATCTACGTGGCCGTGCACGGTCCCAGCTACGAGACGCCGGCCGAGATCAGGGCCTTCCGCGTCCTGGGCGCCGACGCCGTCGGCATGTCCACGGTGCCCGAAGCCATCGTCGCCCGCCAGCAGGGGATGGAGGTGCTGGGCATCTCCTGCATCTCGAATCCGGCGGCCGGTGTCGTGGACGCGCCGCTCCACCACGACGATGTCGTGGCGGTCACGACGCGGGTCCGCGGCCAGTTCATCCAGCTTCTCGAGGGCGTCATTGGCCGGCTCTGA